The Glycine soja cultivar W05 chromosome 15, ASM419377v2, whole genome shotgun sequence region agaaaataaacaaatgatttatattttaatatattataaaatatttgcattaaattgattttaatttacatGGATGaagtaacaaataattttatattaatatcaaattttgcatatttgattagaatcactcacaaactcgaATAACCCAAATCGATTCAAATTGTTTGGGTTGAGTTATTTAcgtatttgaattaaaattaaatcgaATTGATTCAAACCGTTCAAATACGAGTTTGATCATGAGTTTAGATATATAAATTCGATCAAAATCGAACTGAAttgattaaaagttttaaaattatttgatttgactTTAAATACTATTAATATTGAGACTCTTGGACTAATAGTGTTGAAATTTCTTAAGCTATTGTTTTCAAatacattgttatttgtttcacctcattttttcatatttatttttgttgtcaacggatcatattttgtttatttatttcagCAAATCTAGTTGTAACAAATATGGTTGTAGCAAATCTTGCTACAATAAAGCTTATtacaagaaattaatttgtagaaaACAGTTGTGATTCAGATTATTATAGTAAATTTTATTGAAGAATATTTTGTCTTAATttgtattagtttattttagaatattatgttgatgatattaaatgaatcaattttactactttAGACATTTGATAGTATTGTGTTAGTTATAATGGATATATGGAtgaattatgatataaaatagcaattctaaaaagaagaaaaaatatcaaatttaaatggaTAATCCGTTGACTCGGATCGAAATAAACTGTTAATAAATAGGTtgagtttcaaaaaaaattataaaaatcaaatcgaACCAAAACATTGAAGTTTGATTGGATTAGGTCTTAAATTTGACTCAAACTGGTCTAAATTAGTCCACGAACACTCCTATATttgatatatatgaaaaaaactttcaatccaatttaaaaaatattatttaattaaaaattatagaataatataataattatcaaaattatactgatgtaatttcataaaaaaacaaattactaatcaaaataaagatatttcatatattagttttaataatTAAGACACTTTAATAAcaagtatttaattaaatacttaCATGAAGCCCTCAACATCAAGACTAACACTACGATTTAacgtaatttaaaaaataaaaaaataaaaaacgaaagaaaaagcttcttctttctctcacaCAATCTCCTTGCTGAATTTTTGTTTAGCATGTTGATTtacaatgaaaagaaatattacAACATTGTCTTGTTAACTATTCTTTATTTGATATAATGGATTAAAATGTCAATGATTCAGAATTATAAATTCAGTTTGCCAGTAAATTTCCTATAGCTTGTTTATGTGTAATATTGTAAATGTTTTTAgtttattgattaattaaaattgaaaatttatcttttataattccCGTATTAAAAATGGACTTATAATATTTTACGTAAGTTAAGGAAAAAGCTTGGacttttttaaccaaaaaaatacatattacaTCACAAATGCAAAATTCATATAATACTCTACTTTtttttagtcaaacaaaaatatataatgagatATATTCAGTGTTTCTTAATTAGTATCCTTAAGTTACTTTAACTCTATTAAAAGTTACtactgtatataaaaaaaatacatatactaTTGTACGTGAGTTAAGGAAATAAGGAtggacagtaaaaaaaaaaatagatattatatCATAAaggcaaaattaatttaatactcACCCTTtcttagtcaaacaaaatatttaatgtttcttAAATAGTACCCTTACGTTACGTTTTAATAAGACTCTCTTAAGAATTACTATTATTGTATGTAAGATTAgaatttttcactttatttgatatataaatattatgagtaaattagtttttaaaaataataatataaaaacattaatattttatttttctaacctaaataaataaaataaagatgttttcaataaaataataagattttgGAAAAACTTAGTTTCTGCATTACAAATACTTGGCgtattatttcttaattaaaatttgcatttatttttactttatgtttggatagagataaaatatttaaacatttttcttattcaattaaagagataaaagttgagcttaaaaatttgaaattttctcttcttatttttctctaattataattttaatttttcatacttTTCCTCATTtgaataattaacatttattgttattgtgaatgttattaaaaataaaacattaattttaattaaacaataacaTCACTGATGTCTCTACTCTCTAGTACACAGTAGTACTTGACAATGTGTGTGATCGAATCTCACATTTCTTTAAGCCAAGCCAAAGAGAAGAGAGTTAAAAGTAGAATCTTAGCCAAGCAAAACGCTCCACATGGCCACGGTTAAAATTGTTGGGAGTTACAATTTACAGTACAACTTACAACAGCATAGAAACTAGAAATTACCGAACACCATCTATGACTGCTAAAATATACTtgtaataaatacaataaaaaaaatacaaaattcttttattacactctttaaaatactagtattttttttcctccattATTCTCTCTCAGCTAGAGCTTCTTTTTCCTTTCGCTTGTGCCTCacccactttctctctctcattcacCCTGAAAAACAGGATTCAGAGGTTTTAATGACTACCCTCCATTTTTGaacctctctctttctctctctccgaGTCTGAGCCTCGTTCTTCAGACTCGCTTTCTCTGCTCACTCAGAGACTGAGACACTTATCTTTTCTGTCATTGGCTCTCTGTGTTTGCTTCCAAAAGCTCTACACGATAAGCCAAAGATTGAAAGACCCTCTCTAGCCtattctctgttttttttcCCTGTCCCAGTTGCTCAGATCTACTACCACCCCTTTCTGCATTCCCGTTTTTGTTTCAATCTTTTGGTCCATTGCGTTGTAAGACCATGAGTAAAGAAGAGTTTTTGAAGATACAGGTATGCTCTTTCATCTCTTTCCTAAAACTCCcatctttttctcattttcatgcttttacttgctcctgagtttggttttcctttttttttttttttttgtcttgcgTGTGTGTCATTTCTGATAAAGTTTCatgttttgttttacttttatccCCCCATTTCAATAATTCCTCTTATTTACAACGAAATTTCTCTTTATTCTGTGTTGCCTCTTGGGATTGCTTGTACATGCAGAAATGTGTTCTCAAAGTGAACATACACTGTGACGGGTGCAAGAACAAAGTTAAGAAAATCTTGCAGAAGATTGATGGTATGTTAAGCATCTATCAGAAAAATCTCATGTTATATCTCATTTCACTCTTGAaagctttattattattttttttgttccttgaagaaaaaaacaaaatctcaTATCTCTATAGCCATATCTTTGAGATAAATAGTGTGTTTGGTTATTTATTTGAgtccattttttcattttcacagGGGTGTTTACCACCGAGATAGATGCAGAACAAGGGAAGGTGACGGTTTCAGGGAATGTGGACCCCAACGTTCTCATCAAGAAGCTTGCGAAATCAGGGAAACATGCTGAACTCTGGGGTGCCCCCAAAGGAAACAACAACATCCAGAACAACATGGCGAACCAGTTTAAGAACATGCAGATTGACAATAATGGCAAAGGTGGGGGAAACAACAAGGGTCAAAAGGGTGGTGGTGGGAATAACCAGCCAAAGGGTAATAATCAACAAGGGCAGAACCCCCAACAGCAGCTTCAGCAGCATCTGCAACAGCTTCAGCATATGAAAGGGTTCCAAGATCTGAAGCTGCCTCAATTCAAGGACATGAAACTGCCCAACCCGAACCCGAACCCGAACCCGAAAGCGGTTAAATTCAGTTTGCCTGAGGAGGATGATTTGTCTGATGATGAATTAGACGAGTTTGATGATGAGTTCGACGACGAGTTCGATGACGATGAAATGGATGATCCTCAGCATCCTCTGaataagatgatgatgatgaagccCCCTATGGGTGGTAAGCCTCCTGTGGGTAATGTCCCTATGGGTAATGGGGCTTCGATGATGTTGAATAGTATGATGAATGCTCAGAAAGGTGgcaatggtggtggtggtaatgGGAAGAAaggaggaggtggtggtggtggaggaccTGTGCCTGTTCAAGTGCATAACATGGGTGGTGGAAATGAGGGTAAAAATGGAAATGGAGGAAAGAAAGGTGGCGGCGGAAATAATCAGAATCAGGGTGGAGGTAACAAAAACAACGGTGGCAAAAATGGAGGTGGGATGCCAGAGGGTAAGAATGGAAACAGCAAAAATAATGGTGGTGGTGGAATTCCAAATAACAATGGGAATGGAGGTAAAAAGGGTAATAATGGAATGGGTGAAGGTGTTCAAGCTATGAACATGTTCCCAAACATGGGTGGTCATAATCCTAGTATGGTTGGGGCTAATATGGGCCCCATGAATAACATGAGCATCCCTATGGGCAACATGCCCATGACCCAAATGGGCAACATCCCAGCAGTTCAAGGCCTACCAGCTGCTGCCGCGATGAACGGTGGTGCCGCCGGCGGTGGATACTTccaaggtggtggtggtggtccAGATATGATGCCTGGCGGCAACTCttaccaacaacaacaatacaTGGCTGCAATGATGAACCAGCAAAGGGCAATGGGGAATGATAGATTCCAGCCAATGATGTATGCTAGGCCTCCTATGGCTGTCAATTACATGTACCCTCCTCCTTATAGCTACCCTCCTCCTCCTCATGAACCATATTCCAACTATTTCAGTGATGAGAATACTTCCAGCTGCAGTGTTATGTGAAGAGTAATGGGTGGTGATGGTGGTTGCAAGCCTTTTCTAATCTGATGATGCAATATTATACAATGGAaatgagtttttaattttagtttggttttcttcaatttttctttgtctcttttttttttctccctaagTTAAACTAGAGCTTCAGGTCACCATAGGGGAGtaattttatagatttttataatatttatgatcTTGGGAACTATATGAGATCATGTATCGGGGGGATGTGGTTATGGTGGTGGGCTTCCTCCATGTGAGATGTTTATATGTGTTTATATGTTGCAAACAGAAATAAATTTTCAgaagcaaaaatgaaaaaacaaagagaatggggtgaacaaaaaaaaagcGCCTATCTCACTCTTTTTTCCTCCGGAGTCTTAAATTTTTCTTGACAATCAATCTTTTGCCATTCTTTATCATTTAGTTCTGGCACGCACAGTAACATCATGTCCATTAAAGAATGCTTTGTGTTCCTTTTCGACCCTTATAATATTTGACACTGTCCCTAATCATGAATGTTTGCGTGGTGGGGTGCACACTGCAGTTGGCATTTTGAGGGATGGACCCAGCATCAACAAAAAACAGTGGGTTTACATAGGCTTTTTGTGATAAGGGTGTGGGTGGGGCACCATACATCATCACCGTCACACTATAACCCCAAATTCCTGTGTCAGGGgtaatgaatttatttatttaaaaaaatactgatCACACTGTATTACGTGCTCCATCcagtttaattaaatttatttagttaCAGCATCCACAAACCAATGTTTTTTGCAGCTAATTGAATCCTCTCGATAACCACGGTGCAAATGGGGCACTAAGGTAAGAATATATAGATATTCACATGGATTGACTGTGGAAGCCCGTTGCCAATCTGATCTCATTATTCCTTACACACCCAGAATAATTCTTCACTATGCCAATTCAAAAGTTTGTTACCAGGACCTAATgtttgtaattatatattttttttaaaattgatgtatatacaacttttttttcttactgaATCCTGATACTCATTATTGGTATAATATTGGGACTGTCATTATAAGTTGACCCATAACATTATTTACAAGATTAAATCATTAAcaattttgtaagaaaaataaaatattaaataatttttagttagtAGTAATAACACCACTAATTTCTGAGTATATagagattttttgtttatataaagaGGTGCAGCAGGACAATGTTTGGAAGCATACAAGGCAAGAGGCCTAAAGATACATAAACCCAACAACGAATTTTCTCTTTCTCACTCATAAAAATCACTCTAGGAAAATATTTTCCCTTAACATAAAGCTAAAGCTAAACGTTAATTTGAAAGATATTAAAAAGTAttggtaatatttttaattataactttttaatatgttttatttattaatttattaataaccaATATTTTAAGTAAGATTGACTTcaagttttaaatatataattatgttaaatatttaaagggataattttattatctatAATAATGACTCGAAAAGAACTGTCTTCAATAAAagatacatattatatataaaagatatcttaagcaatattttttctttaaatatgtcaatttttcttattatattatgCCGAAATTTTGTGTGGACTTCAACTACATACATTGTGTACTTTCAAtgttgttttgattgttttaGGTGAGTAacgcattttaattttttttatgttgtaaatgtaaaatatctattatatttgttgttaataatatttatcaGAAGATTTGACTAATTAGTTTTGATgattctttcattttaattatattttattgatttttttaatagtaatatttgttgaaaaatttaACTAGTTACTTTTGATgagtcttttaattatattattttgcatCCACAATACTTAAATAAAGTAATGTTAGTGTATAAGTATTGCAGTGTCTGTTATACCtgataaatatcatttttatataattagaatttataataattaaatagttttaaatatataaattatattttagaaatataataaataatttaatttatggtacgaattattttttaaatattaataattaaagatagACCGACATTAGTTTGAGataacttttgtttttgtattaattGAAGGAGTAGCATGTGCAATGTATTTCCTAAAAGGAGAAGAGAAAGTTTCGAGAGTGTTTAATTGTTAGAGTGATTGAGTTCACTCTCTaagttgaatattttaattattatagagGACTAAATAGAAGAAATGTAAAACACactaaattatttcttttggagtaaaaaagtaaataaaatacaaaagtaAGAGCCTATATATTGTtgacttaaattaaaatatttataattataattatctttaaattaaaataaatatactctaattagtattttatttattcattcacATTAAAAGAACCAAATTTAAAACGTATACAGtaattatgaatatttaattttttaataaaaatatacttttccCACTTAGTAATAAATAACATGTATAGGAAAAGTCAAGAAAAACGTTTGTCGACTTTAGAAgcagttttttttcttcatcttaaCTTGCAAAAATATTTGGTTTGAACCTGTAGCTTTTTGGTATGCTGCATCGAAGCCAAAATTAGGCATCAAATTGAGGGTAAAAGGCAAAAGAGTGTAGGTGTATGTGGATGTACGTGAGAGACAATCAAGTTAATCATTGAAGACACAGCAGTGTTCATGTTTTGTGCAGTGATGCTGTTGTGCTTTTTCTTGCTTTTAGTGGGTCCTTGGTATTGACCTGACAGAAACCCCAAGAGTTTCACTTGGACCCTTCTTATCTGAAACTACCATGTATTCAAGGGACGAACTTCTACCGTTACCAACATATTTGAGAATCAGCCAATCAGATGTAAAATAATGTTTGaagtaaacatatttttattaacatattagGATTTGAATTGAATCGTGTGTGATAATATTTCTAACAATAAAAAACATGCACCACACTGTAAAATGCTTGAATAACTTCTTATCCTTATAaaataggtattttttttactctagtttattaaagtttttttttctaatttttagtcaatattatcaattaataagTTAATTGATGATAACTTAAAAACGACATTGATAACTATTGTGTTGTTACaccaaaaaactttaaaaattaaaacatttacaagaaaaaaaaaacttttttgttttataggaAACAAAAAGTCATATAAGCcctcaaaatattataaatgaaagatgattttaaattaagattgttctctttttaatattagtttaattatatttttatttatatataatttttatctttttaattttaatttttcacatttattattatttgtatggTTCAATTGATACAAAatgattatatttaataagtaatcttgaattcaaatttgtaacatatgatataattacatttttatattcttcagaaaaaaaaatcacatttactTACAAATTGCAAACCAAAGATACTAAGTAATCAAACATGACAGTGCCACAGAATGACAATTGTCAAAgcctttattattaaaatattcgtTTTATTAATTTAGGTAAAATTGTCACTGATTTAGGGGTTATTCTTGAATTTTGAGAACAGAGCAAAAgttggtttttttattaaatggatGTAAATTTTTCACATGAAAAAAGGtcgattttgaattattataaaaaatgagataagTTGTAATAGATGTTACgatttctaatttaaaaataataatacctcttataatttatctcattttcgataataatttaaaatcaattttcatataaaaaatgagtaaaaaaaattacaccgatttgataaaaaaaaaccaactttTGATTCCAATAATCAGGTTACTCCGTGATAAAGTTTCTTTCTAATGAAATCTACATGAATTTGACTTttgattaatgttttttttttcttcacattaGTGGTTTAGGTATTGGGTTgagtaatttaataaatttttaattcgaGTCACCTAATCTACTCACACGATccaattttcttcatttttttctttatacactTACtagtttgtgttttgttttatgGGATATTTCTTCCAATTCCTATTCGTGTCCTAACTCTCAATTATAAAGACGATAAAAACCTAATCCATCATTATTGTGTTCGTATTTTCAATATTGCAGCTCTCATCGTCCTTAACATGTGACCCGAGCTAAGAagtgaattatttaatttgagaaaataactttttttttaaaaaaaatagtacttttttatcagttaaaaaaatacaagaaatcaaataaaaaaatccaaaatattttcttaaatcaaACTACTATATGAAAGTGATACAACTCTCCACCCATGCCAAGATGAAGCGATTACAACTTCATCCACTACACACGACGGTGGCACCGCCCCCACCCTTTCATATTATCCATTGTGACCTAATTCATACCACTCACCCATTAATTTTCGAGGGACACTTGTAGCCTATGGTCATTGTTTTAAGTTTTCATGGttgctgctttttttttttttgggttcaaacttaatatataaatctAGTTGTTGAATATTGCTTATAATAGTTGAGTTAATTCCTGTTGCTAAAGTTTGGGAAAATTCTTGTTATATTCATGTAATACTAAAAAAGTGGTGTAAgtatgagtaaaaaaaaaaatatttaaaggagaGCCAAGCCCAGAACTACTCAGAGATGTTACATGTCACAGCTGAACCCGTAACATCATGCATAAGATAAAAACTACACCCAAAGGATGTTCATGTTGAAAATGCACCTCCCATTCCCTATTTCTCCATGTTGAAAATAGATTAATATTGTGATATTCCTATTCTTAACTTTCAACAGTCTAAATGCCGAATTATAAACTTTGGGTGTGGATGAGCTAAGCTTTTTTTCATTGAAGAGCTTAAGAAGCTTCGTTTTGTCCAAAATCACATGACTAGCCTGAATAGATTGGGGTGGAAATTATGGAAGAATGCATCCTGGATTTGGATCCATGGTCAGGTTATCCTAATTGCTAGAGTAGGGGATCTTGCACCAATGAAGTTGTGTGTGGTCATAGGTGGACCAGTTTGAGGAACTTTTGACCTGATTGGacggataaaaaatataagtttttttttattgataaatattaattattagttttttttattagtgagaaaaattgaacTTACAACTTTTCATTCTCtaatctcttttttcttcttttattatcaaatcaatcttataatttttttaaaaaaaattgtaggtgATTCAATGCTATGCATCtatacaaaatttgataatacCTTGATAGGAAGATTCTAAAGCCATAAGACAGATAAGAGATTAGACTGTAGTCGGAAAAAATGATATTGAGTCCACATGTTTTATTTACTCATGTGAGCCAAGATTAGCCTAATAACAACTCAAACACCtacaaataaagaaagaagGATAGAATAtaatgcaaattttgaatttctttttaatactaaaaaaataaaaatagtgttaGCTATTGAATCATAATTTGGGGCTATATAACTAAAGCCATCTATCTTaagattaattataattaaacttaaattttggggatatatatatttttaagagaatgttaaaatgtaaaaacaatatataaaataagaaatataaatgtaatttccttatcaagtaagatttaataattatatttactattaatataaaaaaagttcataaaagttatctttttctaAGAATCcaagatatatattatattttaaaggcGTATTTAACTGTTTATGTTAGTGAGTTAGTGGGTGGCCAAAAGCTGCTTGCAGGGATATGGTTATTATAGTAATATGGTTTACAGAGCAGTACAGCAAAATGGTCCGGCTAGCAGAACACTCTCTCACATACAGACTAGACTGCACTGCTGTCTTGAATAATGAGTAGATCCATAGAAGGCACTTCACTTGTTTCACCTTCTCTCTCTGCATTGCAATATCATCCAAAATTAGAGGCACGTGCACATATCTGAACATGGGGCTGCACAGGGTTGAAAAACTAGATAATTCATCAGTGGATCAAATTCTTCCTTTCCTATACACCTTCGTATTCCTAAGCTCTTTGTGTGTTCAACCTACCAATCAAAAACTCCTCTGGATTAATCAACAGGTACCTTTTTTTTTCCGTTAAAAATGACATGTCCATACTCTCCgtaatttgataatatatatatatatatatatatatataaagaaatcatattttatataatgatCAAAAGTTATATTGGTGTAATTTAACTttcttcttaattaattaatatctttctaaattaaaaaaaaataatctcaatATTATATAGAGGGTTTTTCTATATTTACAGTTTAATTTTCGTTAAACAAAACTTATACCATCGGAAGCTAATTAATTTAACACGAAATAGTCAgtatacaacattttttttaatatatgtgaGTAAAAGTATGTGCTAATTTAAATGGATCAATGCATTCAATATGACGTTTTAATAAgtcaaaaatacaaatatagaagagattaatttgaaaaaatacaagtaactgagtatatatatatatatatatataaaagattaaattatatcgatataattttaataattattatattattttttataatttgatataaaatatgatttttattgatttaattgttaaattatatttgtatactATTAAGattgtatattttaaatttttttcaaaatgatattttaaaatatttatattatatcaattttaatttatacgaATGAAGTAATAAATGATTTtagattattatataattttgtatggGTGATTTATGTGAAATCAATTTTTCAATCCAAGATTCAGTTGAGAGTTatagaataatataataattgttaaatttatattaatgtaattgaatccctctttatttattaattaatagttcatcaatttaaagaatatttttttattaaggattATAAATTTACAGTAAGATATTGAAAGACTATGAGTTAGGACAATCTTTATTTAGCTCTATAGCTGAATATGACATGTAAACCTCTACACAGGCTATGGCATAAATTTACCTATATGACACATTTAATGCAAAAATCATAGCATTTTGACGGTAGTTCTTGTTTTGTTGAGTTCGGAATTGAACATTTTTCGGctgggcttttttttttttcttttgtggacaaaaaaatgtcaaaaaaagatatatatttgtttttcttgatCAAGAAACAGTTTTTTCCACTAACTTGCGTACATTTAAGCAGACATGAATAATATTCTTGAAGTTCATTTTTCATAGAAATAACTCTTGACCTATCATTATCGTGACAAAAGCGTTAAGAATACGGTTCTAAgacaattaaacaaaaattcaaaaactagGAAAGAAGAATTGAAGAAGAAACCGAACGTGCTAGTGGTAGCTAGACTTTCTTTTAGTGGCTACAAAATGTAAGTGCTAGTTTTAAAACTTTTCAATGTTGCTGATTTAGgaccaaccaaaaaaaaaaaaaaacaacatccgttgaaatttaattcaaccctaaaccctaatagaTGTAGTGGGGAGTTCAGTATCTTTTTACGTTCCATTTCCAAAGGTCTAAAAGGGTTCTTATTAGTTAGTACTACAAATGACTCTGATGACAAACTTATAAAGTGCTAATCGCAAGCGTAATGCCAGTTGGAGTCAGATTAACAGCATGTTATTGCAAAGAGATAACCAGCATGTGTAGtgcacttttaatttaatattgattaattttagataaattaattaaatccttgtttttttaaaatattcattttcaaacataaattaattcaatcaCGGACTTAACAGTTTCAAATCCTAATTATGCATGGTAGATCTTCTTCCTGCAGTGGGTTATTGAATAGTCAACGTTATGTTTTGCAAAGGTGACGTGACGGGAATAAGTTAACTTTAGGGTCTATCATTACTAAGAAGAAAAAGTC contains the following coding sequences:
- the LOC114388214 gene encoding heavy metal-associated isoprenylated plant protein 33-like produces the protein MSKEEFLKIQKCVLKVNIHCDGCKNKVKKILQKIDGVFTTEIDAEQGKVTVSGNVDPNVLIKKLAKSGKHAELWGAPKGNNNIQNNMANQFKNMQIDNNGKGGGNNKGQKGGGGNNQPKGNNQQGQNPQQQLQQHLQQLQHMKGFQDLKLPQFKDMKLPNPNPNPNPKAVKFSLPEEDDLSDDELDEFDDEFDDEFDDDEMDDPQHPLNKMMMMKPPMGGKPPVGNVPMGNGASMMLNSMMNAQKGGNGGGGNGKKGGGGGGGGPVPVQVHNMGGGNEGKNGNGGKKGGGGNNQNQGGGNKNNGGKNGGGMPEGKNGNSKNNGGGGIPNNNGNGGKKGNNGMGEGVQAMNMFPNMGGHNPSMVGANMGPMNNMSIPMGNMPMTQMGNIPAVQGLPAAAAMNGGAAGGGYFQGGGGGPDMMPGGNSYQQQQYMAAMMNQQRAMGNDRFQPMMYARPPMAVNYMYPPPYSYPPPPHEPYSNYFSDENTSSCSVM